In Nicotiana tabacum cultivar K326 chromosome 2, ASM71507v2, whole genome shotgun sequence, the following proteins share a genomic window:
- the LOC107824116 gene encoding cytochrome b561 and DOMON domain-containing protein At3g07570, whose amino-acid sequence MKTRYNIFALFFFVQILSSQVDCQGTDSCNSNLNLKNKPLFDASSFRCVSVWAAQNYILRYMQTDTKVWSFVLSAPNSNSFIGMGFSRDGKMEGSSAIVGWVSTDGSSRMKRYFLGGQSPEQVLPDQGNLQLVNVTSSIAAENSRIYMAFQLNTEMPSNRLIYSLGPNGRLPSPVNYRLSQHREHTSTFLDYTSGQSESKTPYANLRRSHGLLNMFSWGIVIPIGAMVARYLRQYDPIWFYSHTTIQSLGFLLGFAGIICGFVLEDRLSVDVDRHKALGIFILVLGCLQVIAFLARPGKESKVRKYWNWYHYTLGRVLILLAAVNIFYGIHLGDAGTAWNVGFAVTLFVLFTTAAILEIRMWMTTK is encoded by the exons ATGAAGACACGTTATAATATTTTTGCCTTGTTTTTCTTCGTCCAAATATTGAGTTCCCAAGTAGATTGTCAAGGCACAGATTCATGTAATTCGAATCTTAACCTCAAAAACAAACCTCTCTTTGATGCATCTTCTTTTCGTTGTGTTTCAGTATGGGCTGCACAAAACTATATCCTGAGA TATATGCAAACGGATACAAAAGTATGGAGCTTTGTACTATCAGCACCGAATTCGAATTCATTCATAGGGATGGGATTTTCACGAGACGGGAAAATGGAGGGGTCCAGTGCGATTGTAGGGTGGGTGAGCACCGACGGATCTTCCAGAATGAAAAGATATTTTCTGGGCGGACAATCGCCGGAGCAAGTTTTGCCCGATCAGGGAAATCTTCAACTTGTGAATGTGACATCTTCTATTGCAGCTGAAAATTCAAGGATTTATATGGCTTTTCAATTGAACACTGAAATGCCCAGTAATCGCTTAATTTACTCACTTGGCCCTAATGGACGCCTGCCTTCCCCCGTCAACTACCGCTTGTCCCAACATCGGGAACATACCTCCACTTTCCTCGATTATACCTCTG GTCAAAGTGAATCAAAGACCCCTTATGCAAATCTGAGGAGAAGTCATGGACTCTTAAACATGTTTAGCTGGGGCATTGTGATACCAATAGGGGCAATGGTTGCTAGATACTTGAGGCAATATGATCCAATATGGTTTTACTCTCACACCACCATTCAATCACTTGGCTTTCTCCTTGGATTTGCGGGTATTATCTGTGGTTTTGTTCTCGAAGATCGTCTTAGTGTTGATGTTGATAGACACAAAGCCCTTGGCATCTTCATTCTCGTTCTTGGTTGCTTGCAG GTTATTGCATTTTTGGCTCGACCAGGCAAGGAATCCAAAGTGAGAAAATATTGGAATTGGTACCATTACACACTGGGAAGGGTTCTGATACTTTTGGCAGCAGTAAATATTTTCTATGGAATCCATTTAGGAGATGCAGGGACTGCTTGGAATGTTGGTTTTGCTGTTACTCTATTTGTATTGTTTACCACTGCTGCCATTCTAGAGATCAGAATGTGGATGACCACAAAATAG
- the LOC107824117 gene encoding ubiquitin carboxyl-terminal hydrolase 5, translating into MTVVKKELTLEEEKLTIRDISIAAEAQTKQGDTFFLITQRWWQEWLEYVNQNQASTVNDGSASEHQFLGGSTALKRPSSINNSDLIYQAASGDSNVGIELHDTLVEGTDYILLPQEVWNQLYEWYGGGPILPRKVINSGLSQTELAVEVYPLRLQLHLMPKDERSTIRISKKETIRELHKKACEIFSLNPEIVCIWDYFSHQKHALMDMEKTLDDANIQMDQDILVEVVNSNSAGGMNSFHENGAADNGMVALVEPSQSNFSNAEGLSLSKGSTRNGNAELSQSQHLASSGTEKTYASTGVSTRGSTCGLTGLMNLGNTCFMNSAIQCLVHTPEFARYFREDYYQEINRQNPLGMVGELALAFGDLLRKLWAPGRTPVAPRPFKAKLARFAPQFSGYNQHDSQELLAFLLDGLHEDLNRVKHKPYIKSKDADGRPDEEVADEYWANHIARNDSIIVDVCQGQYKSTLVCPVCNKVSVTFDPFMYLSLPLQSATTRSMTVTIFTCDGSALPAACTVTVPKQGRCRDLIQALGNSCSLKHTEKLLLAEIRGHLIHRFLEDPLISLSSIKDDDHLAAYKIPKLAKNSKFLQLIHRREEREIGISQSSVGWKPYGTPLVSPISCDDVITRGDIQLIVHRMLSPMLRSENPGFNCVSRSKASSAAANASRLTAASEACIDSSLPNDDPRQKDMSSSKLANLEKLPLQLVDENNACIDLTVGEDKSVKLSSSSMSILVFVDWSQKLLENYDTRYIENLPEVTKYGPATKKTRTEPLSLYSCLEAFLREEPLVPEDMWYCPTCKERRQASKKLDLWRLPEVLVIHLKRFSYSRSMKHKLETFVNFPIHDFDLTKYVANKNNSRRQLYELYALTNHYGGMGSGHYTAHIKLLDENRWYNFDDSHISPINEEDVKSAAAYVLFYRRVRADHHHHHHHSVSNGAVSSAGQHNISSRK; encoded by the exons ATGACGGTGGTTAAAAAGGAGCTGACGCTGGAGGAAGAGAAGCTCACTATCAGAGATATATCTATTGCTGCCGAAGCCCAAACCAAACAAGGCGATACTTTCTTTTTAATCACTCAACG ATGGTGGCAAGAATGGTTGGAATATGTGAACCAAAACCAGGCAAGTACTGTAAATGATGGATCTGCTTCTGAGCATCAGTTCTTAGGCGGTTCTACTGCTTTGAAGAGGCCTTCCAGCATTAATAATTCTGACTTGATATATCAAGCAGCCTCAGGGGATTCTAATGTGGGGATTGAGCTGCATGATACTCTTGTAGAAGGCACTGATTATATATTACTTCCTCAGGAAGTGTGGAATCAACTATATGAATG GTATGGAGGAGGTCCTATATTGCCACGGAAGGTGATCAACTCTGGTCTCTCTCAGACTGAGTTGGCCGTAGAAGTTTATCCTCTGCGTCTTCAGTTACATCTGATGCCAAAAGATGAACGCTCTACCATAAGAATAAGTAAAAAG GAAACAATTAGAGAACTTCATAAGAAGGCTTGTGAGATTTTCTCTCTCAACCCAGAAATA GTTTGCATATGGGATTACTTTAGCCATCAAAAGCATGCATTGATGGACATGGAAAAGACACTTGATGATGCAAATATACAAATGGATCAGGAT ATTTTGGTTGAGGTTGTTAATAGTAACTCTGCTGGTGGTATGAATTCTTTTCACGAAAATGGAGCAGCAGATAATGGAATGGTGGCTCTTGTGGAACCATCTCAGTCGAACTTCTCAAATGCTGAAGGGTTGTCTCTGAGCAAGGGTTCAACAAGAAATGGCAATGCAGAGTTGTCGCAGTCACAGCACCTAGCTTCTTCAGGAACAGAAAAGACCTATGCGAGTACTGGTGTTAGTACGAGGGGATCTACTTGTGGTCTTACAGGGTTGATGAACCTTGGGAATACTTGCTTCATGAACAGCGCCATACAATGTCTTGTTCATACTCCAGAGTTTGCTCGCTACTTTCGAGAAGATTACTATCAGGAGATAAACCGGCAGAATCCTCTGGGGATGGTT GGTGAGCTGGCTTTAGCATTTGGCGATTTACTTCGAAAGTTATGGGCACCAGGGCGAACTCCAGTTGCCCCTCGTCCTTTTAAGGCAAAGCTGGCTCGCTTTGCCCCACAGTTTAGTGGATACAACCAGCATGACTCTCAG GAACTCCTTGCATTTTTGTTGGATGGACTTCACGAAGACTTAAATCGTGTCAAACACAAGCCTTACATAAAATCGAAAGATGCAGATGGCCGACCTGATGAAGAAGTTGCAGATGAGTATTGGGCAAATCACATTGCCCGAAATGATTCCATAATTGTGGATGTATGCCAA GGCCAATACAAGTCAACTCTAGTGTGTCCTGTGTGTAATAAAGTCTCAGTAACATTTGATCCATTCATGTATCTTTCTTTGCCGCTTCAATCTGCCACTACACGAAGTATGACAGTAACAATTTTCACTTGCGATGGAAGTGCACTTCCAGCTGCTTGCACTGTTACAGTGCCGAAGCAGGGACGTTGCAGGGACTTGATTCAGGCACTTGGTAATTCTTGTTCCTTAAAGCACACTGAGAAACTTTTGCTTGCTGAG ATACGTGGCCATTTGATTCATCGTTTTCTGGAAGATCCTCTAATATCTTTGTCTTCTATCAAAGATGATGATCACCTTGCGGCCTACAAGATTCCAAAATTAGCAAAGAACTCGAAGTTTCTTCAACTGATACACCGTAGGGAAGAACG GGAAATTGGTATCTCTCAAAGTAGTGTTGGGTGGAAGCCTTATGGGACACCTCTTGTTTCACCAATCTCTTGTGATGATGTCATCACAAGGGGAGATATACAGTTGATAGTTCACAGAATGCTCTCGCCAATGCTTAGATCAGAAAATCCAGGATTTAACTGTGTTTCTCGCTCTAAAGCATCATCAGCAGCAGCCAACGCATCCCGTCTTACCGCTGCTAGTGAAGCCTGTATAGACTCCAGTCTACCAAACGATGATCCGAGACAGAAGGATATGTCTAGCTCAAAACTGGCGAACTTGGAGAAACTACCTCTGCAGTTGGTTGATGAGAATAATGCATGCATTGACCTAACTGTAGGAGAAGATAAATCAGTGAAATTGTCCTCATCGTCAATGTCAATACTTGTATTTGTTGATTGGTCTCAGAAGCTTTTGGAAAATTATGATACTCGTTACATAGAGAATTTGCCTGAAGTCACAAAATATGGGCCTGCTACAAAGAAAACCCGTACTGAACCTCTTTCATTGTACAGTTGCTTAGAAGCCTTTTTACGTGAAGAGCCATTGGTCCCTGAGGATATGTG GTATTGTCCTACATGCAAAGAGCGAAGACAAGCAAGTAAGAAGTTGGATCTTTGGAGGCTTCCTGAAGTGCTTGTTATCCACCTGAAGAGGTTTTCCTACAGCCGGTCCATGAAGCATAAGCTGGAAACTTTTGTAAATTTTCCTATTCATGATTTTGACTTGACAAAATACGTGGCTAACAAGAACAACTCTCGACGTCAGCTCTATGAACTGTATGCGCTAACAAATCACTATGGGGGAATGGGAAGTGGGCACTACACCGCACATATCAAG CTTCTTGATGAAAATAGATGGTACAACTTTGATGATAGCCACATATCACCAATTAATGAAGAAGATGTGAAGTCCGCTGCTGCTTATGTACTTTTCTATCGGAGGGTAAGAGcagatcatcatcatcatcatcatcattctgTAAGCAATGGAGCAGTGTCTTCAGCAGGCCAACACAACATTTCTTCGCGGAAGTAA
- the LOC142166832 gene encoding uncharacterized protein LOC142166832, which translates to MYFDGAAHCGGAGAGLVFVISQGEFLSYSFTLMQLCSNNVDEYQALILGLEMAVEMKQLQLYVFGDSQKENKKADILAALTSSLSLLDQAQVTIYQKWVVPPPNEVESEENELEHLVAVSGAEKEEWRQHIIDYLSYGILPENLRRRTKICRRAPHFLYYKDTPYRRSFEGVLL; encoded by the exons atgtactttgatggtgctgcacatTGTGGAGGAGCTGGTGCTGGCTTAGTATTTGTCATTTCTCAAGGTGAGTTTCTGTCATACTCCTTTACGTTGATGCAACTCTGCTCCAACAACGTTGATGaatatcaagcattaatacttgggcttgaaatggctgtcGAAATGAAGCAGTTGCAATTGTATgtctttggtgactctca gaaagaaaacaagaaggctGATATTTTAGCTGCCCTAACTTCATCGTTATCCCTACttgatcaagcgcaagttactatctaccaaaaatgggtagtaccgccaCCAAATGAGGTggaaagtgaagaaaatgaactcgaGCATCTGGTCGCGGTTTCTGGAGCTGAGAAGGAAGAATGGCGACAACATATAATCGACTACTTaagctatgggatacttccagaaaatctgAGGAGAAGGACTAAAATCTGTCGTCGTGCACCTcatttcctttactacaaagatactccATACAGAAGATCCTTTGAGGGAGTACTCTTGTGA